In Actinomyces weissii, a genomic segment contains:
- a CDS encoding copper homeostasis protein CutC, producing the protein MSVEICLESVAGVRAAARAGADRAELCDNLAVGGTTPSVGAVEAAILAAAEQVADRRQAMGPGWPSNPDAAPFGLQVMIRPRGGSFVYDSDERRAMVADVRRIASLADELEDFTRPVPTSAAGRALPPAVEVGFVVGALTRTGEVDRGLVRLLAATAGGAPVTFHKAIDELADLEAAYRSLRGLGVNRVLTSGGRDAAGDALKGAPALARLVELSHQGVGPTVIVAGGVRAANVDQVLAATSADEVHLRCSLPGLSHDVPQETDEEAVRCISSLVHAVKR; encoded by the coding sequence GTGAGCGTAGAGATATGCCTGGAGTCGGTGGCCGGGGTGCGGGCCGCCGCCCGCGCCGGGGCTGACCGCGCCGAGCTGTGCGACAACCTGGCGGTAGGCGGCACCACGCCGTCGGTAGGGGCGGTGGAGGCCGCCATCCTGGCTGCCGCCGAGCAGGTGGCGGACCGCCGTCAGGCTATGGGGCCCGGCTGGCCCAGCAATCCTGACGCCGCCCCCTTCGGCCTGCAGGTCATGATCCGTCCGCGCGGCGGCAGCTTCGTGTACGACTCCGACGAGCGCCGCGCCATGGTCGCTGACGTGCGCCGCATCGCGAGCCTGGCCGACGAGCTGGAGGACTTCACCCGCCCGGTGCCCACCTCTGCCGCCGGACGGGCCCTGCCGCCCGCCGTCGAGGTGGGCTTCGTGGTCGGCGCGCTCACCAGGACCGGTGAGGTGGACCGCGGCCTGGTCCGGCTGCTGGCCGCCACCGCCGGGGGCGCCCCGGTGACCTTCCACAAGGCGATTGACGAGCTCGCGGACCTGGAGGCCGCCTACCGCAGCCTGCGGGGCCTGGGCGTGAACCGGGTGCTGACCTCGGGCGGGCGGGACGCCGCCGGGGACGCCCTGAAGGGCGCTCCCGCCCTGGCCCGCCTGGTGGAGCTCTCCCACCAGGGGGTCGGCCCCACCGTGATCGTGGCCGGGGGCGTGCGCGCCGCCAACGTGGACCAGGTGCTAGCCGCCACCAGCGCCGACGAGGTGCACCTGCGCTGCTCCCTGCCGGGCCTGAGCCATGACGTGCCCCAGGAGACGGACGAGGAGGCGGTGCGCTGCATCTCCTCCCTGGTGCACGCCGTCAAGCGCTGA
- a CDS encoding ABC transporter ATP-binding protein/permease gives MSTQAPSRPDQPDPKPPVGTPAGRTANAASFTLGVLSSLAQAWTLISVGRALGALAPTLTGAGTTPGPVGTYLVQALVAALLAALTQVGVETVSRASATSEEAHLRRRVLSHLLDLGPARATHLRSGSTVSLLTDGAERVALYRQTFLAPTLASVLAPAFVLVLLAVAVDPLPSLVLGAAVVLVPAFITFFHKHSRRSSARSRRQRARLAGAYLDAIQGLTTLTLARAAHRTAVDLRQAGEDNRRAVMGLLAGNQRVIFLTDSLFSLFFVTAAATLALARLAAGAIDLGGALALVLTSFVLLEPLDRVGAFFYVGMGGMANQRAIRQVLATQRPQGDPETAPDRQPAATSGGPGDGVGSPAPAAETAEHPLRLQQVTAAWEEGRPVLSGVSLQLEPGQKVALVGPSGAGKSTLMSLVGGDLLPAAGSVHVAGTPLTAATQDAVRAASALVAQSTWLFCGSIADNLRVANPQATTEQLWQALADANLAEEVRLMPEGLDTVVGEMGMGLSGGQAQRVSLARAFLADRPLLLLDEPTSQVDLAGEAQILQALERLSQGRTVLTVSHRQGAVDGADRVLRVADGRVEEVA, from the coding sequence ATGAGCACGCAGGCACCGTCCCGCCCAGACCAGCCGGACCCCAAGCCCCCAGTCGGCACCCCCGCCGGAAGGACCGCGAACGCCGCCTCCTTCACCCTGGGCGTCCTCAGCTCCCTGGCCCAGGCCTGGACCCTCATAAGCGTCGGCCGCGCCCTAGGCGCCCTGGCTCCCACCCTCACCGGTGCGGGCACCACCCCCGGCCCCGTAGGGACCTACCTGGTACAGGCCCTGGTCGCCGCCCTGCTGGCCGCCCTCACCCAGGTGGGGGTAGAGACCGTCTCCCGCGCCTCCGCCACCAGCGAGGAGGCCCACCTGCGCCGTCGGGTCCTCAGCCACCTGCTGGACCTGGGGCCCGCGCGCGCCACCCACCTGCGCTCCGGCTCCACCGTCTCCCTGCTCACCGACGGCGCCGAGCGCGTGGCCCTCTACCGCCAGACCTTCCTGGCCCCCACCCTCGCCTCCGTGCTCGCCCCCGCCTTCGTGCTGGTGCTGCTGGCTGTGGCCGTCGACCCGCTGCCCTCCCTGGTGCTCGGGGCCGCCGTGGTGCTGGTGCCCGCCTTCATCACCTTCTTCCACAAGCACTCCCGCCGCTCCTCCGCCCGCTCCCGCCGCCAGCGAGCGCGCCTGGCCGGGGCCTACCTCGACGCCATACAGGGCCTGACCACCCTCACCCTGGCCCGCGCCGCCCACCGTACCGCCGTCGACCTGCGGCAGGCCGGTGAGGACAACCGCCGCGCCGTCATGGGGCTGCTGGCCGGGAACCAGCGCGTCATCTTCCTGACCGACTCCCTGTTCTCCCTGTTCTTCGTCACCGCCGCCGCCACGCTGGCCCTGGCCCGCCTGGCCGCCGGGGCGATCGACCTGGGCGGGGCGCTGGCCCTGGTGCTCACCTCCTTCGTGCTGCTTGAGCCCCTGGATCGGGTGGGGGCCTTCTTCTACGTGGGCATGGGAGGGATGGCCAACCAGCGGGCGATCCGCCAGGTGCTGGCCACCCAGCGCCCCCAAGGCGACCCCGAGACCGCCCCGGACAGGCAGCCTGCGGCCACCAGCGGCGGGCCCGGCGACGGCGTCGGCAGCCCCGCCCCCGCGGCCGAGACCGCGGAGCACCCCCTGAGACTGCAGCAGGTGACCGCCGCCTGGGAGGAGGGCCGCCCCGTGCTCAGCGGCGTCAGCCTGCAGCTGGAACCCGGCCAGAAGGTAGCGCTGGTGGGCCCCTCCGGCGCGGGCAAGTCCACCCTCATGTCCCTGGTGGGCGGCGACCTGCTGCCCGCCGCCGGCAGCGTCCACGTGGCCGGCACCCCCCTGACCGCCGCCACCCAGGACGCCGTCAGGGCCGCCAGCGCCCTGGTGGCCCAGAGCACCTGGCTGTTCTGCGGGAGCATCGCCGACAACCTGCGAGTCGCCAACCCCCAGGCCACCACCGAGCAGCTGTGGCAGGCGCTCGCGGACGCCAACCTGGCCGAGGAGGTCCGCCTCATGCCCGAGGGGCTGGACACCGTGGTGGGCGAGATGGGTATGGGGCTGTCCGGCGGGCAGGCCCAGCGCGTCTCCCTGGCCCGCGCCTTCCTGGCCGACCGGCCCCTGCTGCTGCTGGACGAGCCCACCAGCCAGGTGGACCTGGCCGGGGAGGCCCAGATCCTCCAGGCCCTAGAACGCCTCTCCCAAGGGCGCACCGTGCTCACCGTCTCCCACCGCCAAGGCGCGGTCGACGGCGCGGACCGGGTGCTGCGGGTAGCGGACGGACGAGTCGAGGAGGTGGCCTGA
- a CDS encoding alpha/beta fold hydrolase codes for MPEVRIDTPRGISLAATLELPEGAGALAAVDLEDLEAVQRTGQDAPKDLGVVILAHDFLTDRHGLSGRLDFVAEAYRAAGLATLAFDFSGLGDSDDDVITLAGEVEDLRAVSGWLAERGLANQALHANGFGATAALLAQPAAVRTVVAVGTIVGPQSILWEEVFSPEQLDELDRHGLTRVPDDNPNGREWDVLSKETLGDVSMQEPERVLAGLPWPVLLLHGALSNEFPDTAQAAAEGFQHLPEGSRLVQVQEDSPELALEKAAELGVEWVVRHLGAGAGGR; via the coding sequence ATGCCTGAAGTCCGTATCGACACACCGCGTGGCATAAGCCTTGCCGCCACCCTAGAGCTGCCGGAAGGAGCTGGGGCCCTGGCCGCCGTGGACCTGGAGGACCTGGAGGCGGTGCAGCGTACCGGCCAGGACGCACCCAAGGACCTGGGAGTGGTGATCCTGGCGCACGACTTCCTGACCGACCGCCACGGCCTGTCCGGGCGCCTGGACTTCGTGGCGGAGGCTTACCGGGCGGCGGGCCTGGCGACCTTGGCCTTCGACTTCTCCGGCCTGGGGGACTCCGACGACGACGTCATCACCTTGGCCGGGGAGGTGGAGGACCTGCGGGCGGTCAGTGGCTGGCTGGCGGAGCGGGGCCTGGCCAACCAGGCGCTGCACGCGAACGGTTTTGGGGCGACGGCAGCGCTGCTGGCACAGCCCGCGGCGGTGCGCACCGTGGTGGCGGTGGGCACGATCGTGGGGCCGCAGTCGATCCTGTGGGAGGAGGTCTTCTCCCCTGAGCAGCTGGACGAGCTTGACCGGCACGGCTTGACGCGCGTGCCGGATGACAACCCCAACGGGCGCGAGTGGGACGTGCTGAGCAAGGAGACCTTGGGGGACGTGTCCATGCAGGAGCCGGAGCGGGTGCTGGCGGGCCTGCCGTGGCCGGTGCTGCTGCTGCACGGGGCCCTGTCCAACGAGTTCCCTGACACCGCTCAGGCGGCTGCGGAGGGCTTCCAGCACCTGCCGGAGGGTTCCAGGCTGGTGCAGGTGCAGGAGGACTCCCCTGAGCTGGCGCTGGAGAAGGCGGCGGAGCTGGGCGTGGAGTGGGTGGTGCGGCACCTGGGTGCGGGTGCGGGGGGCCGCTGA